Proteins found in one Sporosarcina sp. FSL K6-3457 genomic segment:
- a CDS encoding DUF6173 family protein: MTNNSPETPQLTQASDNDAATIANQVVAAVNTYNRNLNHDQEVGLMLTSFGQTVTVNITGIGYIGTRLIMFKGFLTNNNAPVELLQHVSQLNFLLVSLKRENPQTEKKQIGFVGE; this comes from the coding sequence ATGACAAACAATTCACCAGAAACCCCACAACTCACTCAAGCATCCGATAACGACGCCGCAACCATCGCCAACCAAGTTGTCGCAGCCGTCAACACTTACAATCGCAACCTGAATCATGACCAAGAAGTCGGACTCATGCTCACATCATTTGGGCAAACCGTAACTGTCAACATCACAGGAATTGGTTATATTGGCACAAGACTGATTATGTTTAAAGGATTCCTCACAAACAACAACGCACCTGTTGAATTGTTACAGCATGTCTCGCAATTGAATTTTTTGTTGGTGTCGTTGAAACGGGAAAATCCGCAGACGGAGAAGAAACAGATTGGGTTTGTGGGAGAGTGA
- a CDS encoding DUF2339 domain-containing protein, producing MDEELKAVIERVTDLEQEVALLKRQLVDKEVVPERVSPIHVATTVKLPEKAATPKQEVPVQAQIVRKEFNLEKALGTWLPRVFMFILLLGVLWGLKVGMDYGVITNPVRVALGYAGTILLYYLGMRYVRGGKKGFGLTLLGGFIGLGILTTFAAHHLYGYLSFTFAFLLGVVYIVAGLLLSRKMKSETLTLFSGIAGFLLPFLLEGEGATAIQFCAYILLLFLSLFYVSLSQRHKFSFYITFVLFHLTLFFYAILDGGYEAEGILVATVLIQHGVILFFYVKGNISRTVFSEGLLYSNFVFTIAWIKLLEHAPEVMVYGLLAFVYCGLVLYTFWKKDHALRGVLSAVAVFAISVFILSFDLEDSRVVLMLLLVNGTLGIWVGIRYETIRTIVTGSIVYLFALPAVLITTPIEVFWSLEHAVWLVFLASVGWVFYTLYRWTPKWLVGKTVRIDGSLIIGQVLVLLYINQLTLLWLSTSYLAFETATHVQLFVMLVALCVMYTLHKWRKGLYVTHSAVILFLILSLSVMLSGLGSYNAHGEFLFTFVVQVLYAVVFTVLIGAMMKDRFYLSREKLKWQVPQLAVVLQVFYFIYLNKWYFSFNAAYDWDLEYVLLVHTFSLFTFAFVSISVGGKLQWKWVKFIGAGLIVVCVLKLFIIDLSSISIFVRAILFIIVGVVGLVYSRTLLKEEKESE from the coding sequence GTGGATGAAGAGCTGAAGGCTGTTATCGAAAGAGTGACTGATTTGGAGCAGGAAGTCGCGTTGCTAAAGCGCCAACTAGTCGACAAAGAAGTCGTACCAGAACGGGTGTCGCCAATACACGTGGCAACAACGGTGAAGCTTCCAGAGAAGGCGGCTACTCCAAAGCAGGAAGTACCGGTTCAGGCACAGATTGTACGGAAGGAATTTAATCTGGAGAAGGCCTTGGGTACTTGGTTACCACGCGTCTTCATGTTCATCTTATTACTGGGTGTGCTGTGGGGATTGAAGGTGGGCATGGATTATGGAGTGATTACGAATCCGGTGCGTGTGGCGCTTGGCTATGCAGGGACGATTCTTTTGTATTACTTAGGTATGCGTTATGTGCGTGGTGGGAAAAAAGGGTTTGGTTTAACATTATTGGGTGGCTTTATAGGCCTTGGGATATTGACGACCTTTGCGGCGCATCATTTGTATGGCTATTTAAGTTTCACGTTCGCCTTTTTGTTAGGTGTTGTGTATATTGTCGCGGGCTTGTTGTTATCGCGGAAAATGAAGTCGGAAACGTTGACGTTGTTTTCAGGGATAGCTGGTTTTTTACTGCCCTTTTTATTGGAGGGAGAAGGGGCTACTGCGATTCAGTTTTGTGCATATATCTTGCTGTTATTTCTATCGTTATTTTACGTGTCGCTTAGTCAGCGGCACAAGTTTTCTTTCTATATAACGTTTGTGTTGTTCCATTTGACGTTGTTCTTTTACGCAATTTTGGATGGTGGGTACGAGGCAGAGGGGATATTGGTTGCGACGGTGCTCATTCAGCATGGTGTGATTTTGTTCTTCTATGTAAAAGGGAACATTTCGAGAACTGTTTTTTCAGAAGGATTGTTGTATTCGAATTTTGTTTTTACGATTGCTTGGATTAAACTGCTCGAGCATGCGCCTGAAGTGATGGTTTATGGCTTGTTGGCGTTTGTTTACTGTGGACTTGTGCTGTATACGTTTTGGAAGAAGGATCATGCTCTGCGTGGGGTTTTATCTGCGGTAGCGGTGTTTGCGATTAGTGTGTTCATTCTTTCCTTCGATTTGGAGGATAGTCGTGTTGTGCTAATGCTGTTGCTGGTGAATGGTACGCTTGGTATTTGGGTCGGTATACGCTATGAGACGATACGGACGATTGTGACGGGCTCTATTGTGTATTTGTTTGCGTTACCTGCAGTGCTCATTACGACGCCGATTGAGGTGTTTTGGTCACTGGAGCATGCTGTCTGGCTGGTATTTTTGGCTTCAGTCGGCTGGGTGTTTTATACGCTGTATCGCTGGACGCCAAAGTGGTTAGTTGGGAAAACGGTACGCATTGATGGCAGTTTGATCATTGGGCAAGTGCTCGTTTTATTATATATCAATCAATTGACGTTGCTGTGGCTGTCGACTAGTTATTTGGCATTTGAAACAGCTACGCACGTTCAACTGTTTGTCATGTTAGTGGCGCTTTGCGTGATGTACACCTTGCATAAATGGCGTAAGGGGCTTTATGTGACGCATAGTGCAGTGATTTTGTTTTTAATACTTAGCTTATCAGTTATGCTATCGGGATTGGGTTCGTATAATGCGCATGGTGAATTTTTGTTTACCTTTGTTGTGCAAGTACTCTACGCTGTTGTTTTCACCGTTCTGATAGGTGCCATGATGAAAGACCGATTTTATTTATCGCGCGAAAAATTAAAATGGCAGGTCCCGCAGTTAGCGGTCGTGCTCCAGGTTTTCTACTTTATCTATTTGAATAAATGGTATTTCTCTTTCAACGCAGCGTATGACTGGGATTTGGAATATGTGCTGCTGGTGCATACATTTTCACTGTTCACCTTTGCATTTGTATCGATAAGTGTCGGCGGTAAGCTACAGTGGAAGTGGGTTAAATTCATAGGCGCAGGGCTGATTGTCGTTTGTGTGTTGAAGCTCTTCATCATCGACTTGTCTAGCATTTCAATTTTTGTACGGGCAATATTGTTTATTATTGTAGGAGTTGTGGGGTTGGTTTATTCGAGGACGTTGTTGAAGGAAGAGAAGGAATCTGAATAA
- a CDS encoding VOC family protein has protein sequence MKIYRIDHVGIIVKDLPAAKAFFLDLGLEVLGEAEVKGEWVERIIGLTDVRQTVVMLGMLDGQATLELVKFHTPSDEKAIQQSFANTLGIQHIAFAVEDIEAIVAKLKKKGAELFGEIQNYENAYKLCYVRGPEGVILELAEKIN, from the coding sequence ATGAAAATCTATAGAATAGATCATGTGGGTATTATCGTAAAAGATCTTCCTGCTGCTAAAGCCTTTTTTCTTGACCTTGGACTTGAAGTACTAGGGGAAGCGGAAGTGAAAGGAGAGTGGGTAGAACGGATAATTGGGCTTACTGACGTTAGGCAGACGGTTGTCATGCTAGGGATGCTGGATGGTCAGGCAACTTTGGAGCTGGTCAAATTCCATACGCCGTCAGATGAAAAGGCTATTCAGCAATCTTTTGCAAATACGTTGGGTATCCAGCATATTGCGTTTGCCGTTGAAGATATTGAAGCCATTGTTGCTAAATTGAAAAAGAAGGGCGCAGAACTTTTTGGTGAGATACAAAATTACGAGAATGCTTATAAGTTATGCTACGTTCGTGGGCCAGAAGGGGTTATTTTAGAGCTAGCGGAGAAAATTAATTAA
- a CDS encoding retropepsin-like aspartic protease — MKRLIIEDGLLLTDIKLTFKGQSLWLKRVLVDTGSGSTIISTDLAESIGIIAEENDMIYRISGVGGSEFVFSKTVDVIEIGQAETRDFALEVGAVNYGFDLDGIIGLDLLQRIKAVLNIDKLTMKLD, encoded by the coding sequence GTGAAAAGACTAATCATTGAAGATGGATTATTACTTACTGATATAAAACTGACATTCAAAGGACAATCACTATGGCTTAAACGTGTTTTAGTTGATACGGGCTCTGGAAGTACAATTATTTCAACGGACTTAGCTGAATCAATAGGGATTATTGCTGAAGAAAATGATATGATCTATCGCATTAGTGGTGTTGGTGGTTCAGAATTTGTATTTTCCAAAACAGTTGATGTAATCGAAATCGGACAGGCAGAGACGAGAGATTTTGCCTTAGAAGTAGGAGCAGTGAATTATGGTTTTGATTTAGATGGTATCATCGGACTGGATCTTTTGCAGCGAATAAAGGCCGTACTTAACATAGATAAACTAACTATGAAGCTCGATTAA
- a CDS encoding FMN-binding negative transcriptional regulator — MYIPKYYKVTDFEEIREFVQQNSFGTLVTTKKGKPIATHLPLQLIKEDDDYYITGHMAYGNPQWRTFEACDKVLVMFQGPHAYISSSWYEQENVPTWNYQAVHLYGSAHILDEEELKQDLTRLLQKYEQHRKNPILWDKLSPSLLEKELKGIVGFKIKVQEVQAAYKLSQNRNEEDYHNIVEKLQEEENLNSHQLAEVMRKIRNKEN, encoded by the coding sequence ATGTATATTCCAAAATATTATAAGGTCACAGATTTTGAAGAAATCCGGGAATTTGTTCAACAAAATTCATTTGGAACGCTTGTCACAACCAAAAAAGGAAAACCCATTGCGACCCACTTGCCTTTGCAATTGATCAAAGAAGATGATGATTACTATATAACCGGGCATATGGCTTATGGGAATCCCCAGTGGAGAACATTCGAAGCCTGTGATAAGGTACTGGTTATGTTCCAAGGACCGCACGCTTATATTTCTTCCTCCTGGTATGAACAGGAAAATGTCCCGACATGGAACTACCAAGCTGTCCATCTATATGGATCGGCTCATATCTTAGACGAAGAAGAGTTGAAACAGGACTTAACCAGGTTATTGCAAAAATATGAACAACACCGTAAAAATCCTATTCTATGGGATAAACTCTCTCCTTCTTTATTGGAAAAAGAACTAAAAGGGATTGTTGGCTTTAAAATAAAAGTGCAAGAAGTACAAGCGGCTTATAAATTAAGTCAGAATCGAAATGAAGAGGATTATCATAACATTGTTGAAAAATTACAAGAAGAAGAAAATCTAAATTCCCATCAATTGGCGGAAGTGATGAGAAAGATAAGAAACAAGGAGAATTGA
- a CDS encoding LysE family translocator translates to MLNIAELSVFILVVFGLFLIPGPAVLLLITRSAHEGTKTGIITGLGIATGDFIHVLLAAVGFSAILMTSPVAFNIVKIAGAAYLLYMGIRALLAKASSIKIPDVVQESLLKVYRHGILVEVLNPKTALFFLALFPQFVNAESGTIVTQFLILGVIFVVLTVMYTTLLAVFTGTIGQLIKRGTGRNRWGQKVLGLLYIGLGLQVLLLGP, encoded by the coding sequence TTGTTAAATATTGCTGAGTTGAGCGTATTTATTCTAGTTGTCTTCGGATTGTTTTTGATTCCAGGACCAGCTGTCTTATTACTGATCACTCGATCGGCTCATGAAGGGACCAAAACAGGTATTATAACCGGTCTAGGCATTGCAACAGGTGATTTCATTCATGTGTTATTAGCAGCTGTTGGATTTTCAGCTATTCTTATGACTTCTCCAGTTGCTTTTAATATTGTAAAAATCGCCGGAGCAGCGTATTTGTTATATATGGGTATTCGGGCATTATTGGCAAAAGCATCATCGATAAAAATACCTGATGTTGTACAGGAGTCACTACTTAAAGTTTACAGGCATGGAATATTGGTAGAAGTCTTGAATCCGAAAACAGCACTTTTCTTTTTAGCTTTATTTCCGCAATTTGTCAATGCAGAGAGCGGTACAATCGTAACGCAATTTTTAATTTTGGGGGTAATTTTTGTTGTATTAACTGTTATGTATACAACGCTTTTAGCTGTCTTTACTGGAACAATTGGTCAATTAATCAAGCGGGGGACTGGAAGAAATAGATGGGGTCAAAAAGTTTTAGGCCTGCTTTATATCGGTCTTGGCTTGCAAGTATTACTCTTAGGTCCATAA
- the pdxR gene encoding MocR-like pyridoxine biosynthesis transcription factor PdxR → MKNIIFALDDHSSKYKQIYERFKLLIDHGDLLENEQLPSIRQLADSLQVSRNTTLTAYDQLVAEGYIRGEGRKGYFVNELEPHLFQEEVISIPSKQPEPVTTFLVDFKAGAVDQTNFPLKAWRRITNSVLTLQESFLYGDPFGEMCLRKQIAVYLLESRGVKTDPNAIIIGSSTQQMLINLGQILKDDFQSVILEDPGYDGAKEAFLFHRFALETLPVDETGAEFSQLENRMSRLIYVTPSHQSPIGISMSIQQRQNLIQWAAKRKGYIIEDDYDSEFRYTQQPFPGLASIDSKRVIYLGNFSKSFLPGIRLSYMVLPQFLLDLYIKHFQNFESTTSLLSQLSMAKFMEEGEWTRHIKRMRLVYKRKMQCLVSGLKKYFKQSISIIGEQSGLYVLVKVHLNRSEEWLIERASVYGVKVYPTSIYFIENHSAEAIIKLGFSNLTFDEIQEGVKLLKEAWRGLEKSIIKGTFKGKSSNV, encoded by the coding sequence ATGAAAAATATCATTTTTGCTTTAGACGATCACTCTTCTAAATACAAACAGATATATGAGCGATTTAAATTGTTAATTGATCATGGGGACCTACTGGAAAACGAACAATTACCTTCCATACGTCAACTGGCTGATTCCCTGCAAGTCAGTCGCAATACGACATTAACGGCTTATGATCAGCTTGTGGCAGAAGGCTATATACGGGGAGAAGGAAGAAAAGGCTACTTTGTTAATGAATTAGAGCCTCATTTATTTCAGGAGGAAGTCATTTCTATTCCTAGTAAGCAACCTGAGCCGGTGACAACATTTCTCGTTGATTTTAAAGCAGGGGCTGTAGATCAAACAAACTTTCCTCTAAAAGCTTGGAGAAGAATTACTAATTCAGTACTGACCTTACAGGAGAGTTTTCTATATGGGGATCCTTTTGGTGAAATGTGCTTGCGTAAACAAATTGCTGTCTATTTACTCGAATCTCGCGGGGTAAAGACAGATCCAAATGCAATTATCATTGGGAGCAGCACACAGCAAATGTTAATTAATCTTGGACAAATCCTAAAGGATGATTTCCAAAGCGTAATTTTGGAGGATCCAGGGTATGATGGAGCAAAAGAGGCATTTCTATTCCATCGTTTTGCACTTGAAACTTTACCAGTTGATGAAACAGGTGCTGAGTTTTCACAATTAGAAAATAGGATGTCACGTTTAATTTATGTGACACCTTCCCATCAAAGTCCAATAGGCATAAGCATGTCCATTCAACAAAGGCAAAATCTCATTCAATGGGCTGCCAAGAGAAAGGGATATATTATTGAAGACGATTACGATAGTGAATTTCGCTATACACAACAGCCGTTTCCGGGACTTGCTTCCATCGATTCAAAGAGAGTGATTTACCTAGGAAATTTCTCAAAGTCCTTTCTTCCAGGAATTCGTCTAAGTTATATGGTGCTGCCACAATTTCTTTTAGACCTTTATATAAAACATTTTCAGAATTTCGAGAGTACTACTTCCCTTCTTAGCCAGCTTTCAATGGCTAAATTTATGGAAGAGGGAGAATGGACTCGTCATATCAAACGTATGCGACTTGTGTATAAGCGAAAAATGCAGTGCTTAGTTTCAGGATTGAAAAAATACTTCAAACAAAGTATATCCATTATTGGGGAGCAGTCTGGTTTGTACGTTTTAGTTAAGGTACATCTAAATCGTTCAGAAGAATGGTTAATCGAGCGAGCTTCCGTTTATGGGGTTAAAGTGTATCCTACCTCTATCTATTTCATAGAAAATCATTCTGCGGAAGCAATTATTAAACTTGGATTCAGTAATCTTACCTTTGATGAAATTCAAGAAGGAGTGAAGCTTTTAAAAGAGGCCTGGAGAGGCTTAGAAAAGAGTATTATCAAAGGTACTTTTAAAGGTAAAAGTAGCAACGTCTAA
- a CDS encoding helix-turn-helix transcriptional regulator, translating to MTKNLRMKAARAAKDLSQKDVAEAIGITRQTMNAIENGEYNPSLKLCIAVCKVLDKTLDELFWEG from the coding sequence ATGACGAAAAATTTGCGAATGAAGGCTGCGCGAGCGGCGAAGGATTTATCACAAAAAGATGTTGCCGAGGCGATTGGTATTACGAGGCAGACGATGAATGCGATTGAGAATGGTGAATACAATCCGTCGTTGAAATTATGTATTGCGGTGTGTAAGGTATTGGATAAAACATTGGATGAGTTATTTTGGGAGGGATGA